ACAGACCGTGCCCGTTACCGAAACGGTTTTGCTGGTTTCCTTGAATATTCGACCCGATGACCGATCACCTCGCAGCGCCGGGACCGGATCCCAAAGTCCTGCGTCTCATCCGGAAATACGAACTCGAGGGCCTCGGCGACGAACTCGAGGCTCAGTGGACCCGTCCGGACGACCGATCGAGTCTCCGAGGGCTCGCCGACTCGTTCAACGAACGGCTCCTCCGGGCCGCGCTCGATGACGCCGGTGTCGACACGATTACCGACGACGTCAGTCGGCTCTACGCCCTTCTCGACGGCGACGAAGGAAGTCGCGGCGAACGAACTGCGGCCAGGCGGCGACTCGAGCGAGCGGACGTCGACGTCGAGACGTTGCAAGACGAATTCGTCTCCTACGGGGCGATCCGGTCGTACCTCACCGGCTATCGGGACGCGTCGCTCCCGGAATCTGAGGCGGACGTCCGGGAGACGGAGTCCCGAACGATCGAGGGACTCCGCCAGCGGACGATCGCGGTCACCGAGAGCAAACTCGCTCGACTGCGGGACGGCGGGCACCTGCAACTCGGTTCCCACCGGGTCCTCGCCGACGTCCAGGTCCTCTGCGAGGAGTGTGGTCGACAGTACGACGTCGCCAGGCTGCTTGAGACCGGCACGTGCGACTGCGAGGATTCCTGAAGACACTCGAACCGGACCGGGCGAACGCATAATAAACGTACGACTGTTATGGGTATCGCCGGTCCCGGCTTTTCCTCGCCGATTCAGTGTTGTTCGGGGAACATATACTATACTAGTAATTATTCTCGAATTTTCATATATGCAGTACCGATGCGATTACTCGGCAGCAGTCGTCGGACACACTGCGCCGTGACGTAGTAGCGTCTCGATCGATCTCGAATCACCTATCGAGGCGTTCAACGACGGCTTCGTCTCCCGCAGTTAGCAGGCTGAACCTCTCCCTATCTTCGGTCGAACGCCGTGACCGTTCGACGCAGCTGTCTCAACAAATAGTATAGCATTTCACAGAATGATCAATATGGATATGGTTCTATGAACGTGTGTCCCGTCGACGGACGGGCTCGGTCGACCGGACGGGTACGGGTCGTGGTATTCGGCGAGGGTTTATATCGGAAGCCGAGGCCAAGGGGGGTATGTCGGAACGATCCCGACGACAGCGACGGACAGTTCTTCGAACGGTCGGTGCCCTCGGTGCAGGGGCGGTCGCCGCGGTGACAACCGTCGGTGCGAGTACCGGGGACCCACCGAATCGACCCGATCACGCACCGAACCCGGGGAGCACGCCGTCGACCGCTCCCGGTTCGTCCCCGGCCGATGTCGAGATCGGCGACCTACTCGAGGGCTCTGATCTGTACGTCGGCGTCGTCGACCGAATCGTCGACGGGGAACACGTCGTTCTCCTGCTCGAGGACGGGGAGGAGGTCGTCGACCAGCTCGTGTTACCGGTCGATCGATTCGACGATATCGAACCGGACGACATCCTGTTGACCGCCGCAACGGACGGCGAGTTACACGCGCACCGACGCCTTCCGTCGAAACCGAACGACTGTCCCGACCCCGGTTTCGAGCCGCTTCCGTCCGACGACTGAGGCGGACGCCGCGCTCCGTCGTCCGACTCCGTGGGCCGCTCATGGCCGGTGGTTCCCAGCACTATCGGCGGTTGTCAACTCGTGACGGAGCAGGAATCAGCAAGTACAACGCGTAATGCTCGCAGACGCGTCGGTCTATACACGATGATGGAAACGGACTCCGCTGAGATCGAGCTAGAGCGGCCGGGGACGACGAGCCTTCGTGCCGCGTTTTTCGGCGTCTGGTTCGTGGATCTCGTCGCGACGATCCTGTTCTTTACCGTTCCGTACGCGTCCGAACTGAATCCCGTGACGGTCTTCCTGCACGATCTCTTCGGAATGGCCGGCGTCGTCCTCGCCGCCCTCATCTACGCCGGCTTTGTCGTGGGTATTGGTTCCCTCCTCTCGAGGCCGTTCGACGTCGGCTTCGTGACGGGAGCGGTCGTCATGTACGCCCTCTTCGCTAGCAACAACGTCGTCCTCCTCGTGTCTCGCGAGCCGTTGCTGGCCCCGATCGTCCCGTGACCGAGACGGTCCGGTTCGGGCCACGAAGCGGTCGACCGAGGGGATCGAGGCGCGGAACCTCGAGGAAAGCGTCGGTCGCGATCTTCGACGCCGTCGGCTGTGACTCGTCGACGAGGTGATGTTTTAATACCGTCCGGTGAGCAGGGTCGCTCGTGCAGGGAGCAATCGTTCGGACGTCGGAGGGATCGGGATGAGTACGCGGGACGAGTTCTGGGACGTCGTGTGTGCTCGCGCCTCGTCGTTTTACCTCATGCTCGTCGCCGTCACCGTGATGGGTGTCTTGAACCTGGCGGCGATGGTACTCGGTGACCAGTCGACGGGAGCGTTCGTCGTCTCGACGGTCGTCTTCGCTATCCTCGGTGTTACCGGCCTCGGACTCGTCCTCGTCCTCTGGCAGTGCAAGCGACTGTAACGGCTGTGCCCGCCGTTTACTCGACCTATCACAATGAAGCTGTATTGAGTTAACTCCCTCCACCGATGGATTCTTTTACCTGTGGCTAAACGATAGTAGCCATGTCCACAGGAATTCCGGAGGACGAGGCCATCCTCGAGACTGCACGGACCGATCCCGAGGCGGTCGACCTCGAGACGATCGTCGCGCTGTTCGACGCCGAGCAGGGACAGGTTCGCAACGTCGCGTTGCGGTGCGTGCGCTTCGTCGCGATCGACGATCCCGGTCGCGTCGCGGCGATCAGCGAGCACGTCGTCGAGCGCCTGGACGACGAGTTCGCCGTCGCGGGGAGCACCGCCGCCGCCGTCCTCGCGCGCATCGCTCCCGAGCACCCCGACGCGGTCCGTCCGGCGGTTCCCGCGCTCGTCGGAAAGCTCGACGAGCACCCGCCACAGACCGGGTACCGGGCGGCGCGAGCGCTGACGCCGCTGCTCGAGGACGACCCGGCCGAATTCGTATCGGAAGCCGACGTGCTCTTCGACGTGCTGGTCGATCCACCCGAGGTGTGGGCCCCGGAGTCCGAAGAGCTGCAAGACCTGCCCCGCAAAAAGCGAGAGTCGATCACGAACCTGCTGGCCTCCCGGCGGGACGAGATCGCGACAGACGAGGCGCGTGCCAGGGTGATACGGGAATTCGCCGCCCACGCGCTCGTCGAGGTGACCGCACTGGATCCCGACGCGATCGCGGACCGGCTCGAGGAACTGCCACCTGCTCTCGCGCGTGAGCCGCCGCTCGCCAGAGCAGCGACCATCGACGTCGTTGCAAACGTCGCCAGGGAGGAGTCGGCGGCTGCTGCCCCGGTGATCGAGGCGCTGATCGATCGGCTCGAGGACGACGCGGACGTCGTCCGTATACACGCGGTTCGCGCGCTGGGCTTTGCCGAGGCGACGGACGCGGTCGAACCGCTTCGAGCCGTGGCCGAGGACGCCGACGGTGAGCTGGGGGAGTTAGCCGCGGACACCGCCGATTGGTTGGCCGAGGCGTCGTGAGCACGGTTGTGTCCGCCGTCGCTCGAGCGTCGTCGTCGGAATCGACGCTTCGGTGAACCCGTTTATCAGCATCTCTCACCTGCAGCAAGAGGTTTTCGCGCGCTGCGTTTTTGAAAAGGTACTAATATGGATTTAATTAAAATATATCCCTACACTTATGTATGATTAACTTTGACTAGGGTATCGTATGGTTCGCAGCCAAACAAGTGGGGACTATAGCGATATAGTGTCCCGAAGAGAGTTCGTATCGATTGCGGGTGCGACGGGTGCCGCTGCGCTCGCCGGCTGTACCGGCGGCGGCAGCGACGACGGTGGCGACTGGTTCGTCGGTACGCAGGTGAACTTCCCCGCCAGTAACTATCACTGGAACCTCCTCGCCGGCTGGGAGATCCCGCACGACCGGTTCGGCCTGTTCGCCCAGTGGACCCAGTACCTGATCGACGACGACGAGTTCTATCCGCACCTCGTTCAGGAGTGGGACCACGATGGCGGCGAGATGACGCTCACCCTCTCCGAGGAGTTCACGTGGGGCAGCGGTGACGCCGTTACCGCCGAGGACCTCGCTTTCCAACTCGAGGTCCTCGAAGCGGCCGATCAGCCGGTCTGGCAGTTCATCGACGGCGTCGAAGCGACCGGCGAGTACGAACTGACCATCTCCTACCCCGAGGGAACGAACACGGACCTCGTCGAGTACGCGCTGCTGGCCGAGCAGGCCGCCTACTCGCCGGCGGACTTCGAGGGGGAAAACTGGGAGGAGGACCCCGCAGGTGTCGAGGTCGCCGAGCCCGATCCGTCGGGTCCGATCGCGCTGACCGAACACAACGATACGTATTCGCAGACTGAACCGCGCGACGGGCTCGAGGAGTATGCCGATCACGTCCTGGCCGACCGGTACAACTGGGACGGTTACCGGGTCGAATTCCGCGACGGCAACAACGCCGCCCACGAGTCGCTGATCAGCGGGGAAACGGACGGCCAGCACAGCCTGTTCGCGCCGCCGGCCGTCCTGGA
This portion of the Natrinema salinisoli genome encodes:
- a CDS encoding HEAT repeat domain-containing protein, which codes for MSTGIPEDEAILETARTDPEAVDLETIVALFDAEQGQVRNVALRCVRFVAIDDPGRVAAISEHVVERLDDEFAVAGSTAAAVLARIAPEHPDAVRPAVPALVGKLDEHPPQTGYRAARALTPLLEDDPAEFVSEADVLFDVLVDPPEVWAPESEELQDLPRKKRESITNLLASRRDEIATDEARARVIREFAAHALVEVTALDPDAIADRLEELPPALAREPPLARAATIDVVANVAREESAAAAPVIEALIDRLEDDADVVRIHAVRALGFAEATDAVEPLRAVAEDADGELGELAADTADWLAEAS
- the rdfA gene encoding rod-determining factor RdfA: MTDHLAAPGPDPKVLRLIRKYELEGLGDELEAQWTRPDDRSSLRGLADSFNERLLRAALDDAGVDTITDDVSRLYALLDGDEGSRGERTAARRRLERADVDVETLQDEFVSYGAIRSYLTGYRDASLPESEADVRETESRTIEGLRQRTIAVTESKLARLRDGGHLQLGSHRVLADVQVLCEECGRQYDVARLLETGTCDCEDS